Proteins from one Malaya genurostris strain Urasoe2022 chromosome 2, Malgen_1.1, whole genome shotgun sequence genomic window:
- the LOC131428639 gene encoding uncharacterized protein LOC131428639, with translation MEDSENVEAEDVLTEIDNLNSIWSSYLSVHHKILDLADDEAVYEEAMTHQIAFEEEYLSLKKGLGRLQTRLEPAEHEVTFNQQNGGNTSVIEALVQQQTQLLQAITSNVGASTTLVPPSSNDTSADNTALPDLRLPRMSLPIFNGNFLEWQSFYDLFSGSVHQNPSLRPSQKLYFLKTHLAGEAATLISHLNVEDANYQPALQKLKERYNKPRAIANLHITRFLSQPSLTASSPSGLRSLHDVSDEVIRALAALGREERDIWLLHVLYEKLDSNTKELWCQRIVDLEEDDISFDALLKFIDNRSSALQSSQRSRISSTIPANKVPALRPQSKQLSALVATKQTQVICGICSRPGHQPYQCGKFTHASSADRFFMVSRQKLCQNCLRNHGGEECKAGFCRKCGQMHHTLLHNAFQPAAQVTPLEENTSASPQALISAINLSDHLDGTNVLLLTATIDVFDKYGRPHSVRAVLDCASHLSFIRKDLCDQLGVEKSPINLDFQGISSTSTHSSLGATVTIASRCSNYQFSLPCAILDQISADLPLRPVNIEYWPIPHSVHLADPQFHNPGRISILLGLQPFLELLEPGQIVLDPAGRLPILQNTKLGWVVSGRYETPPQAAPISSTCLITFVDDTLSQQLQRFFEMEEYTHPGPHFSEEERMCEAHFEQNTVRDNNGRFQVRLPFREDPKSLGKSREIATKRLEQIERKLAKNHQLKGQYHFFLREYLEAGHMSLAKTPAPVGSVYLPHHCVLKESSTTTKCRVVFDASAKTTSSKSLNDVLMSGPVLQDSLIDILLRFRFPVIALTGDIQQMYRMVQVATEDRDYQRILWRWKPEDDIDEYTLNTVTYGTKPASYLATKCVQQLLNLFAVNYPDAVQKALKGTYVDDVLIGADSPEEAQQLRQQLSEIFASGGFHLRKWASNCNRALEGVSEADLEIRIPIELNGNETIKALGIHWQPCSDELLFSYQPVKILQPTKRIILSQIASLFDPLGLLAPIIVKAKLVMQRLWELKVDWDETPPGELIDDWIVLAQNLFALNSFQIPRRVVYARSLTRLYLHGYSDASEKAMGACIYIRSVDEDGNHSSHLLCAKSKTAPIGKGRSTIPRLELNAAVILARLISNVTAALAKQFHEIRAYSDSQVALAWISGGASIWKTYVGNRVAEIATLLPSINWYHVGTHDNPADIISRGALPVNLKTNDLWWHGPNWQHSSPHRDLNDAQRQQVDRERKSMAVGLMVAYQNHFLDEMLNRYYPNKQMLLRVTARLLRFGSRGPERLTSAELDKALLIYVSHTQKSHFSNDINRLKEGKFVSSGSSIRLLDPYLDADGLLRVGGRIRQSKLNYDTKHQLLLPRRSIFTSLILYDAHINNFHCGPQTLLAISRQRFWIPYGTSAARKITRQCVTCARMKPLPLRQQMGQLPSSRLDPQPPFSVVGIDYAGPVNIISRKVRGAASSKGYIALFVCFVTKAVWLEAVSDLSTPSFLAAFTRFTSRYGMPAKVYSDNATNFRGAAKQLKDVANLFNSNAHQSIVADFLADKGVEWNFIPPRSPHHGGLWEAGIKVAKQLLCKISGNFTYTFEELSTLLAQVSACMNSRPITPISNDPTDPQPLTPAHFLIGRPLTTAPEINQLERRVSSMSRWQFVQRVSQEFRARWQKEYVRSLQVFTKWQKSASNVKVGDFVLLVGENDKPKQWPLGRIVEVHPGPDGLVRVASLKTGNGITQRDIRRIRLIPMDSDEYVSRRLSNEIPDRNLVGGLCSNVIDEQPSLLPSI, from the coding sequence ATGGAAGACTCCGAAAATGTTGAAGCCGAAGATGTTCTCACGGAGATAGATAACCTCAACAGCATTTGGTCATCGTATCTATCTGTTCATCATAAAATTCTTGATTTGGCAGACGACGAAGCTGTTTACGAGGAAGCAATGACGCATCAGATCGCATTCGAAGAGGAATATTTGTCACTGAAAAAGGGTTTGGGTAGGCTTCAGACACGTTTGGAGCCAGCCGAACACGAGGTCACTTTCAACCAACAAAATGGTGGCAACACTAGCGTCATCGAAGCACTAGTTCAGCAACAAACACAGCTTCTTCAAGCAATCACATCCAACGTAGGAGCGTCAACGACTTTAGTTCCGCCATCAAGCAACGATACGTCAGCCGATAATACCGCACTGCCGGACTTAAGGCTGCCGCGCATGAGTCTTCCGATCTTCAACGGAAATTTTCTGGAATGGCAATCGTTTTACGATCTGTTCAGTGGATCAGTGCATCAAAATCCATCACTTCGTCCCAGTCAGAAACTCTATTTTCTCAAAACGCATTTGGCGGGAGAAGCAGCTACACTGATTTCGCATCTAAATGTTGAGGATGCTAACTATCAACCAGCTCTTCAAAAGTTAAAAGAGCGATACAATAAACCGCGTGCAATCGCTAATCTGCACATCACTCGTTTTTTGAGCCAACCATCATTGACAGCGTCGTCCCCATCTGGTTTGCGCTCCCTCCACGATGTTTCGGATGAAGTGATTCGCGCTTTAGCAGCTCTCGGACGCGAAGAAAGAGACATTTGGTTACTACACGTTCTGTATGAAAAGTTGGACTCGAACACTAAAGAACTGTGGTGTCAAAGGATTGTGGACCTTGAAGAGGATGATATAAGTTTTGACGCACTGTTGAAATTTATTGATAATCGAAGCTCAGCCCTGCAATCATCACAACGGTCCCGGATCTCTAGCACCATCCCAGCTAATAAGGTTCCAGCATTAAGGCCCCAATCTAAGCAACTTTCTGCATTAGTTGCTACTAAACAAACACAAGTCATCTGTGGCATTTGTTCGAGACCTGGTCATCAACCGTACCAATGCGGTAAGTTCACACACGCTAGCTCAGCTGATCGATTCTTTATGGTTTCTAGACAGAAGCTATGCCAGAATTGTTTAAGGAACCATGGTGGAGAAGAATGCAAGGCGGGTTTCTGCCGAAAATGTGGACAGATGCATCATACGTTGCTTCACAACGCTTTTCAACCAGCAGCCCAAGTGACACCACTCGAAGAAAATACCTCTGCATCACCGCAAGCGCTTATATCAGCTATTAACCTATCTGATCATCTCGATGGTACGAACGTGCTTCTTTTGACGGCTACTATTGACGTTTTCGACAAATACGGTCGACCACATTCAGTTCGCGCAGTGCTCGATTGTGCATCACATCTTAGCTTCATCAGAAAAGATTTGTGCGATCAGCTCGGTGTTGAAAAATCGCCTATAAACctggattttcaaggaatatcgtctACAAGCACACACTCCAGTTTAGGCGCTACCGTAACAATTGCCTCCAGGTGCTCAAATTACCAGTTTAGCCTTCCGTGTGCCATATTGGATCAAATCTCTGCCGACCTTCCATTGCGTCCTGTGAATATCGAATATTGGCCAATTCCACATTCCGTACATTTGGCTGATCCGCAATTTCATAATCCTGGAAGAATCAGCATTCTTTTGGGCCTTCAACCGTTTTTAGAGCTATTGGAACCTGGACAAATTGTTCTCGATCCAGCAGGTCGTCTgcctattcttcaaaatacgaAGCTAGGATGGGTGGTATCAGGTCGTTATGAAACACCACCGCAAGCGGCCCCTATCAGTTCTACTTGTTTAATCACCTTCGTTGATGATACACTTTCTCAACAATTGCAAAGATTTTTTGAGATGGAGGAATACACGCATCCAGGTCCCCACTTCAGTGAAGAAGAAAGGATGTGTGAGGCACATTTCGAACAGAACACCGTTCGCGACAACAATGGTCGATTCCAAGTTCGTCTCCCCTTCCGAGAAGATCCAAAATCACTAGGAAAATCTCGTGAAATCGCTACTAAACGGCTTGAGCAAATTGAGCGAAAGTTGGCCAAAAATCATCAGCTTAAGGGACAGTATCACTTCTTTCTGCGTGAGTATCTCGAGGCAGGCCATATGTCTCTCGCCAAAACACCAGCACCGGTTGGATCAGTATACCTCCCACACCATTGCGTCTTGAAGGAGTCCAGCACTACAACCAAATGCCGTGTCGTTTTCGATGCTTCGGCCAAAACGACTAGTTCAAAATCACTTAATGACGTGCTAATGAGTGGTCCTGTCCTACAAGATTCCCTCATCGACATTCTGCTACGGTTTCGTTTCCCAGTTATTGCACTTACTGGTGATATACAGCAGATGTACCGTATGGTGCAAGTTGCAACGGAGGATCGTGATTATCAACGAATCTTATGGCGATGGAAACCTGAAGATGACATCGATGAGTACACTCTAAACACCGTCACCTACGGAACAAAACCGGCGTCGTACCTCGCGACAAAATGCGTTCAACAGTTGCTCAATCTCTTTGCTGTAAACTACCCGGATGCGGTCCAGAAGGCATTGAAGGGGACATACGTTGATGACGTTTTGATCGGTGCAGATTCTCCTGAAGAAGCTCAACAGTTACGACAACAGCTTTCGGAAATATTTGCATCTGGAGGTTTCCACCTGCGTAAATGGGCGTCTAATTGTAACAGGGCCCTTGAAGGTGTATCCGAAGCAGACCTCGAAATTAGGATCCCGATCGAATTAAATGGAAACGAAACCATCAAGGCCCTTGGAATTCACTGGCAGCCGTGCAGTGATGAGCTCTTGTTTTCCTATCAACCAGTTAAGATCCTTCAGCCCACTAAACGTATCATTTTGTCGCAAATCGCCAGCCTGTTCGACCCTCTGGGTTTGCTCGCTCCAATCATCGTCAAGGCGAAGTTGGTGATGCAACGTTTGTGGGAGCTGAAGGTGGACTGGGATGAAACTCCCCCTGGTGAGTTGATTGATGATTGGATAGTTTTAGCACAGAATCTGTTCGCTCTCAACTCATTTCAGATACCACGAAGAGTCGTCTACGCTCGAAGCCTTACACGACTCTACCTGCACGGCTACAGTGACGCTTCCGAGAAGGCAATGGGCGCCTGCATATACATTCGATCCGTCGACGAAGATGGCAACCATTCATCGCATCTTCTTTGTGCAAAATCGAAAACAGCACCGATCGGGAAGGGTCGGTCGACCATACCTCGCTTGGAGTTAAATGCGGCGGTGATCTTGGCACGTCTAATCAGCAATGTTACTGCAGCTTTGGCAAAACAGTTTCACGAAATTCGAGCCTACAGTGATTCCCAGGTAGCATTGGCATGGATATCTGGCGGAGCGTCTATATGGAAAACATATGTTGGAAATCGCGTAGCCGAAATCGCAACTCTCTTGCCGTCGATCAACTGGTATCACGTTGGTACCCACGACAACCCTGCAGATataatatcgcgaggtgctcttCCTGTTAATTTGAAAACGAATGATCTTTGGTGGCATGGTCCAAATTGGCAGCATTCATCACCACATCGAGATCTTAACGATGCACAAAGGCAACAAGTAGACCGTGAACGAAAATCTATGGCAGTCGGTCTCATGGTCGCAtatcaaaatcattttttagATGAGATGTTAAATCGTTACtacccaaacaaacaaatgttGCTACGTGTCACTGCTCGTCTTTTGAGATTCGGTTCCCGTGGACCTGAACGTCTAACATCTGCAGAGTTGGATAAGGCTCTTTTAATATATGTATCGCACACACAGAAATCTCACTTCTCGAATGATATCAACCGCTTGAAAGAAGGAAAATTTGTGTCTAGCGGAAGTTCTATTCGTTTACTCGATCCTTACTTGGATGCAGACGGGCTTCTCAGGGTGGGCGGCCGTATCCGTCAATCGAAGCTAAATTATGATACAAAACACCAGCTACTGCTACCTCGGCGTTCTATATTCACTTCTCTAATATTATATGACGCCCATATCAACAACTTTCATTGCGGACCGCAAACTTTGCTAGCAATTTCTCGTCAACGTTTTTGGATACCGTATGGGACAAGTGCGGCTCGTAAAATCACTCGGCAATGCGTAACATGCGCTCGAATGAAACCTCTACCTTTACGTCAGCAAATGGGTCAGTTGCCATCATCTCGTTTGGATCCACAGCCTCCGTTCTCTGTAGTAGGAATAGATTATGCGGGTCCGGTGAATATCATAAGCCGTAAGGTACGTGGAGCTGCATCGAGCAAGGGATACATAGCCTTGTTCGTTTGTTTCGTTACAAAGGCGGTATGGCTGGAAGCAGTATCGGATCTCAGTACACCATCGTTTCTGGCGGCGTTTACCAGGTTCACCAGTCGCTACGGTATGCCAGCAAAGGTATATAGCGACAACGCTACAAATTTTCGTGGAGCAGCAAAGCAATTGAAGGACGTCGCAAATCTTTTCAATTCCAATGCACACCAATCGATCGTGGCAGATTTTCTTGCCGACAAGGGTGTCGAGTGGAACTTTATTCCGCCACGCTCTCCTCACCATGGAGGGCTCTGGGAAGCTGGTATCAAGGTCGCCAAGCAGCTGCTGTGTAAAATTTCAGGTAATTTCACATACACGTTCGAGGAATTGTCGACTCTTTTGGCACAGGTTTCGGCATGCATGAACTCTCGTCCCATCACACCGATTTCCAATGATCCAACGGACCCGCAGCCATTGACCCCCGCGCATTTTCTGATTGGGAGGCCGTTGACAACAGCACCGGAAATCAACCAACTCGAACGCCGTGTCAGCTCTATGTCGCGTTGGCAATTTGTTCAGCGTGTATCTCAGGAGTTTCGAGCAAGATGGCAGAAGGAATATGTACGATCGTTGCAGGTATTCACGAAGTGGCAAAAATCTGCATCTAACGTGAAGGTTGGTGACTTCGTACTTTTGGTTGGCGAAAACGATAAGCCGAAGCAGTGGCCGCTTGGACGGATAGTGGAAGTTCATCCAGGACCTGATGGATTGGTCCGAGTAGCATCTCTGAAAACTGGCAACGGAATCACACAACGAGACATCCGGCGAATTCGTTTGATACCCATGGACAGCGATGAATACGTTTCAAGACGATTAAGTAATGAAATTCCGGACCGGAATTTGGTGGGCGGCTTATGTTCGAACGTAATCGA